One Candidatus Thermodiscus eudorianus DNA segment encodes these proteins:
- a CDS encoding pyruvate synthase subunit beta has translation MTVNIKRIPKKKFLMPGNAACPGCPETMGMRYLKMALGDNFVMVIPAGCSSVIQGISPRSGIYAPVLNTVFAAAAA, from the coding sequence GTGACCGTGAACATAAAGAGAATCCCCAAGAAGAAATTCCTCATGCCCGGGAACGCCGCGTGCCCAGGATGCCCCGAGACCATGGGTATGCGGTACCTGAAGATGGCCCTAGGCGACAACTTCGTCATGGTCATACCGGCTGGCTGTAGCAGTGTCATCCAAGGCATATCTCCCAGGTCAGGGATATACGCGCCCGTACTCAACACAGTGTTCGCCGCTGCAGCGGCG
- a CDS encoding pyruvate ferredoxin oxidoreductase has protein sequence MKTLTGNYAVAHAVKSARVQVVSAYPITPQTTIVEKISEMVEKGELDAKMIRVESEHSALAAVFGAASAGARAFTATASHGLLYMHEVVWWVAGARIPVVMAVVTRAIGPPWNIHVDHQDIMDQRDSGWIIAIAQENQEVYDLTLQAFKISEDPRVYLPVMVGLDGFILSHTTAPVDIPDQDLVDQWLPPRRQPYVVAPETEVVMGNIAPDEDHYMMRYSMAAAMEAAKQVIEEVDKEYGEIFGRSYGGLVECYRCDDADYFVLLAGSWAGDAKRAVDFLRDEKSLPVGVVRIRFLRPWPQERLAEILSGAEGVLVFDRAISMGSTGVLFAETAQTLYPYKVNMKGLIAGLAGVDVGPKRIAEEIEKFISQTEEGAVYRPVEWLLPDKYAGKYPPYPREVVAR, from the coding sequence GTGAAAACCCTGACCGGGAACTATGCGGTGGCCCACGCGGTCAAGTCAGCGAGGGTCCAGGTCGTTAGCGCGTATCCCATCACGCCCCAGACAACGATAGTAGAGAAGATATCGGAGATGGTAGAGAAGGGGGAACTCGATGCCAAGATGATACGAGTAGAGAGCGAGCACTCCGCACTAGCAGCGGTCTTCGGAGCAGCTAGCGCTGGTGCGAGGGCCTTCACGGCTACAGCAAGCCACGGTCTACTCTACATGCACGAGGTTGTATGGTGGGTTGCCGGGGCCAGGATCCCGGTAGTGATGGCTGTCGTCACTAGAGCCATAGGCCCTCCCTGGAACATCCACGTAGACCACCAGGATATAATGGACCAGCGGGATAGCGGTTGGATAATAGCGATAGCTCAAGAGAACCAGGAGGTCTACGACCTGACTCTCCAAGCCTTCAAGATAAGCGAGGACCCCAGAGTGTACCTGCCAGTCATGGTGGGTCTAGACGGCTTCATACTATCCCACACGACAGCACCTGTCGACATACCAGACCAGGACCTGGTGGATCAGTGGCTCCCGCCGAGGAGGCAGCCCTACGTGGTAGCCCCTGAGACCGAGGTTGTAATGGGTAACATCGCGCCCGACGAGGATCACTATATGATGAGGTACTCGATGGCCGCCGCAATGGAGGCGGCGAAGCAGGTGATAGAGGAGGTAGACAAGGAGTACGGGGAGATCTTTGGAAGGAGCTATGGTGGGCTCGTGGAATGCTATAGATGTGATGACGCGGACTACTTCGTACTACTAGCTGGGAGCTGGGCTGGCGACGCGAAGAGGGCAGTCGACTTCCTACGAGACGAGAAAAGCCTACCCGTCGGGGTTGTACGCATCAGGTTCCTAAGGCCATGGCCGCAGGAGAGGCTAGCCGAGATACTGAGCGGAGCAGAGGGCGTGCTAGTATTCGATAGAGCCATATCAATGGGTAGCACCGGGGTGCTCTTCGCAGAGACCGCGCAGACCCTCTACCCCTACAAGGTCAACATGAAGGGCTTGATCGCTGGCCTCGCCGGAGTAGACGTGGGCCCGAAGAGGATTGCAGAGGAGATAGAGAAGTTTATCTCGCAGACGGAAGAGGGGGCGGTCTATAGGCCCGTAGAATGGCTCCTGCCCGACAAGTACGCGGGCAAGTATCCCCCCTATCCACGGGAGGTGGTCGCAAGGTGA
- a CDS encoding 4Fe-4S binding protein, with amino-acid sequence MVWAVQMASSSGPILEEPRVVFIAPISKPAPGSAGKTGTWRTQKPVVNLDKCTGCLICWLYCPEDTIIRLENDKVAIDYDYCKGCGICAHQCPFDAIEMVPEG; translated from the coding sequence ATGGTGTGGGCGGTTCAGATGGCGTCTAGTAGTGGCCCTATATTAGAGGAGCCTAGAGTGGTCTTCATAGCTCCTATCAGCAAGCCCGCGCCCGGTAGCGCTGGGAAGACGGGAACGTGGAGGACGCAGAAGCCGGTTGTCAATCTCGACAAGTGCACTGGTTGCTTAATCTGCTGGCTGTACTGCCCCGAAGACACTATAATTAGGCTGGAGAACGATAAGGTGGCTATCGACTATGATTACTGTAAGGGGTGCGGTATATGCGCCCACCAGTGCCCATTCGACGCGATCGAGATGGTCCCCGAGGGGTGA
- a CDS encoding 2-oxoacid:acceptor oxidoreductase family protein: MLVEIRFHGRGGQGAVTAANLLANAAVREGKYAQAFPYFGAERRGAPVVAFARISDKPIETHSRIENPDVVVVLDPKLFELADVTVGLKDGGVIVANARERPQITGNYRVYCVDATSIALRLGLVVSGWPVVNTVMLGALAKALGLVKLESVIDAVMEQFPGKIGELNAEAIREAARQVREC, from the coding sequence GTGCTGGTCGAGATACGTTTCCACGGCCGCGGCGGGCAGGGTGCGGTTACGGCTGCCAACCTTCTGGCCAACGCCGCGGTTCGCGAGGGGAAGTATGCGCAGGCATTTCCTTATTTTGGGGCCGAGCGTAGAGGGGCCCCGGTAGTTGCCTTTGCAAGGATAAGCGATAAGCCCATAGAGACCCACTCTAGGATTGAGAATCCCGACGTTGTAGTGGTTTTGGACCCCAAGTTGTTCGAGCTGGCCGATGTTACCGTTGGCTTGAAGGATGGTGGAGTCATTGTTGCGAATGCGAGGGAGAGGCCTCAAATCACGGGTAACTATAGGGTTTACTGTGTTGATGCCACCTCTATAGCTCTACGGCTTGGCTTGGTCGTCAGCGGTTGGCCTGTTGTGAACACGGTCATGCTTGGCGCGCTGGCTAAGGCGCTAGGTCTTGTAAAGCTTGAATCGGTTATCGACGCTGTCATGGAGCAGTTCCCGGGGAAGATCGGCGAGTTGAACGCTGAGGCGATTAGGGAGGCGGCCCGGCAGGTTAGGGAGTGCTAG
- a CDS encoding NUDIX hydrolase, translating to MSHVYPREPLVGVGALVLEGDRILLVKRRYPPGRGRWSLPGGHLKLDEGVLEAAKRELEEETGVVGEPLGVVNVDDAIIYDENGRIKYRYVLVTVLLKMKGGTVKPASDAEEARFFGLDEALGLQLTDSTRGLIFKLKEGKLPVNSPCPVRIYTPKYND from the coding sequence ATGAGCCACGTATACCCGAGAGAACCCTTGGTCGGCGTGGGAGCCCTTGTGTTAGAGGGCGATAGAATCCTCCTGGTCAAGAGGAGGTACCCGCCTGGGAGGGGTAGGTGGAGCCTGCCGGGCGGCCACCTGAAGCTAGACGAGGGCGTCTTAGAGGCCGCCAAGAGGGAGCTTGAGGAGGAGACTGGCGTCGTCGGGGAACCGTTGGGCGTGGTCAACGTTGACGACGCTATAATATATGATGAAAATGGCAGGATAAAATACAGGTATGTGTTGGTGACTGTGCTCCTGAAAATGAAGGGGGGCACGGTCAAGCCGGCCAGTGACGCCGAGGAAGCCAGGTTCTTCGGTCTCGACGAGGCCCTGGGGCTTCAACTCACAGACTCGACTAGGGGCTTGATCTTCAAGCTAAAGGAGGGGAAACTGCCGGTTAATTCACCGTGTCCAGTTAGGATCTACACTCCGAAATACAATGATTAA
- a CDS encoding tRNA-binding protein — MDTARDYRILVAEDAVNRLERRLRQWGLPWPFNRGKALESLERARKTLLKLKYSYLPVDMVLESQELKTIVESAREIADTVMPKTSYKLEGSKALAFAEIRYALLILIGLPSRISLGEANHPEYAVDVVGVEVTRVEPLPRSDKLKLTRASAGTAVFTIVTNLDDIRVSDVRAAAILPPVEFSGVVSEAMYSSDPIDKRYIGKRVPRSLLSSELKARIISLVESR, encoded by the coding sequence TTGGATACTGCCAGGGACTATAGGATTCTGGTCGCCGAGGATGCGGTTAATCGACTCGAAAGGAGGCTAAGGCAGTGGGGGTTGCCGTGGCCCTTTAACAGGGGCAAGGCTTTGGAGAGCCTCGAAAGAGCTAGGAAGACTCTCTTGAAGCTGAAATACTCCTATCTCCCCGTGGATATGGTGCTCGAATCCCAAGAGCTGAAGACGATTGTCGAGTCGGCTAGAGAGATCGCTGATACAGTAATGCCTAAGACGAGTTATAAGTTAGAGGGGAGTAAGGCTCTAGCCTTTGCCGAAATCCGCTATGCACTACTTATACTAATAGGGCTTCCATCCAGGATCTCCCTCGGAGAAGCTAACCACCCGGAGTATGCTGTAGACGTCGTCGGGGTAGAGGTCACCAGGGTAGAACCGCTCCCACGCTCCGACAAGTTGAAACTCACAAGGGCATCGGCGGGGACCGCCGTCTTCACGATAGTAACCAACCTGGACGATATAAGGGTCAGCGATGTACGGGCCGCCGCTATACTGCCTCCCGTGGAGTTCTCTGGTGTAGTCAGCGAGGCAATGTACTCGTCCGATCCCATAGACAAGAGGTATATTGGAAAGAGGGTCCCTCGGAGCCTCCTCTCCTCGGAGCTCAAAGCCAGGATCATCTCACTAGTCGAGAGTAGATAG
- a CDS encoding aromatic amino acid ammonia-lyase: MDSPGLLEISHDSCPAISEILDVVERKRMVSVSRETLRLADDVRRRYEELVERGEKVYGYCTGLGQLYTRNPGRCGPAWEKHVLEEHAMGVGEYAALDIVRAFLTVRLIQLSRARAPVRGVVIERLVDALNNDITPLVHLHGSVGASGDLAPSAEAFLCLYYGEGTAYSNGSVSSCREALKKHGLEPLELEGGEALALINNTAWSTGILILSTRSLRELWFTALDSFAQSARVAGCNHQHYNADVLGSSAHEGVRKVGSLIRALAGECSGRRLQDPYSLRCTPQVMGAVHDILEFAERIAVEEACSSTENPVVIDGGLYHWCGFHSIYAGIAADLLRLGIAHLANLVERRIAQLLRSEITGLPDFLAREDDSVGAMILQYTSASLASRIRWLANPVTVHNIPTSGLQEDVVPQSPEAGYSLAESLVHLAHLISLEKALASYASTGMEGGVKELRSKIDEYVGEVARRASLEWAIYSRLVR, translated from the coding sequence GTGGATTCTCCGGGACTCCTAGAGATTAGCCACGACTCGTGTCCGGCCATCTCCGAGATCCTTGACGTGGTCGAGAGGAAGAGGATGGTTAGTGTAAGTAGAGAAACCCTGCGCCTGGCCGATGACGTGAGGAGGCGCTACGAGGAGCTCGTAGAGCGGGGAGAGAAGGTCTATGGATACTGCACTGGCCTCGGCCAACTATATACAAGGAATCCCGGTAGATGCGGTCCGGCATGGGAGAAGCACGTGCTCGAAGAACACGCTATGGGGGTTGGGGAATACGCGGCCCTAGACATCGTTAGGGCCTTCCTAACAGTTAGGCTGATACAGCTCTCAAGGGCAAGAGCCCCTGTTAGGGGTGTAGTTATAGAGAGGCTTGTAGACGCGTTAAACAACGACATCACGCCACTGGTACACCTCCATGGGAGTGTGGGGGCCAGTGGAGACCTAGCCCCGTCGGCGGAGGCCTTCCTCTGCCTCTACTACGGAGAGGGGACCGCGTACTCCAACGGGAGTGTATCCAGCTGTAGAGAGGCTCTCAAGAAGCACGGGTTAGAGCCGCTTGAGCTTGAAGGGGGCGAGGCTCTAGCACTTATAAATAACACTGCCTGGAGCACCGGCATCCTCATCTTATCTACACGGTCTCTCCGAGAACTGTGGTTTACGGCGCTGGACTCCTTCGCGCAGTCGGCCAGAGTTGCTGGCTGCAACCATCAACACTACAATGCTGACGTGCTGGGATCCTCCGCTCACGAGGGCGTGCGGAAGGTAGGCTCCTTGATCAGAGCCCTAGCAGGGGAGTGTAGTGGGAGGAGGCTCCAAGACCCTTACAGCTTGAGGTGCACGCCCCAGGTCATGGGAGCCGTCCACGATATACTAGAGTTCGCCGAGAGGATAGCCGTTGAGGAGGCTTGCTCTTCCACTGAGAACCCAGTCGTAATAGATGGCGGGCTATACCACTGGTGCGGGTTCCACAGCATCTACGCTGGTATCGCCGCCGATCTGCTACGCCTCGGCATAGCCCACCTTGCAAACCTCGTCGAGAGGAGGATAGCGCAACTGCTCCGCTCGGAGATAACAGGGCTACCCGATTTCCTGGCCAGGGAAGATGATAGTGTGGGTGCGATGATACTACAGTATACCTCGGCTAGCCTCGCCTCAAGGATCCGGTGGCTAGCCAATCCCGTGACCGTGCATAACATACCAACGAGCGGTCTCCAGGAGGACGTTGTGCCCCAATCGCCCGAGGCCGGGTATAGTCTAGCCGAGTCGCTCGTGCACCTAGCCCATCTCATCTCCCTTGAGAAGGCTCTGGCAAGCTATGCCTCAACCGGCATGGAGGGTGGAGTGAAGGAGTTGCGCTCTAAGATAGATGAATACGTGGGGGAAGTGGCTAGGAGGGCCTCGCTGGAGTGGGCTATCTACTCTCGACTAGTGAGATGA
- the dcd gene encoding dCTP deaminase: MILGDYDIMLLLRAGDLVIEPFDEEIVRENGLDLRLGREYCEFKDTDTILDPRHPGDPEEFYECHAGDEIIIPPRKHVLLHTLEYIKLPSYVAGLVNLRSTWARSGIYVPATVVDAGFEGQLTIEVVGSSFPVKLYPGDRFLHLVMVKLNTPALKPYEGQYKGQRGVRLPKFFPPR, encoded by the coding sequence TTGATCCTAGGAGACTACGATATAATGCTGCTCCTACGGGCAGGAGACCTGGTAATCGAGCCCTTCGACGAGGAAATCGTTAGAGAGAACGGCCTGGACCTCAGGCTCGGCAGGGAGTACTGCGAGTTCAAAGACACCGACACTATACTCGACCCCAGGCATCCCGGGGACCCGGAAGAGTTCTACGAGTGCCACGCTGGAGACGAGATAATCATCCCACCCAGGAAGCATGTACTCCTACACACGCTCGAATACATAAAGCTACCATCATATGTGGCGGGCCTAGTAAACCTGCGGAGCACCTGGGCTAGGAGCGGGATCTATGTTCCCGCCACGGTCGTCGACGCGGGGTTCGAGGGCCAGCTAACCATCGAGGTCGTAGGGTCGAGCTTCCCAGTGAAGCTATATCCGGGCGATCGCTTCCTCCACCTGGTGATGGTCAAGCTAAACACTCCAGCATTAAAACCCTATGAGGGCCAGTATAAGGGTCAGAGGGGAGTGAGACTGCCAAAATTCTTCCCTCCACGCTAG
- a CDS encoding ATPase, translated as MKALMVLLKDRRFRLLTLVVAVFAFFAAFMTVGYLASAQEAGGDQGGLAANTTFAKGLGAALAVGLAGIGGGYAVGVAGAAAVSAVAENRELMGTALLYVALGEGIAIYGLLVALLILFVI; from the coding sequence GTGAAGGCGCTCATGGTGCTGTTGAAGGACAGGAGGTTCAGGCTTCTAACACTAGTGGTCGCGGTCTTCGCGTTCTTCGCCGCATTCATGACTGTCGGGTACCTCGCTTCAGCCCAGGAGGCTGGAGGCGATCAGGGCGGTTTAGCTGCTAATACGACCTTTGCCAAGGGATTGGGAGCCGCTCTAGCCGTTGGCCTGGCCGGCATAGGCGGAGGATACGCTGTAGGTGTTGCTGGCGCCGCTGCGGTTAGTGCTGTGGCCGAGAATAGGGAGTTGATGGGTACCGCGCTTCTCTACGTCGCCCTTGGAGAGGGAATCGCTATCTACGGCTTGCTGGTGGCGTTGCTGATACTCTTCGTAATATAA
- the proS gene encoding proline--tRNA ligase encodes MPQGKREKWQSDYPRWFDWVIEEAEVYDYGRYPVKGMGVWRPYGFKIRSKIIELIRRILDSKGHEEVLFPLLIPEHLLRKESEHVKGFEDEVYWVTHGGLEPLDVKLALRPTSETSITFMEKYWVKSYKQLPKKYYQIVSIFRYETKATRPMIRLREVTTFKEAHTLHDTFEDAERQVLEAIESYKEFFDSLAIPYLVSRRPEWDKFAGALYTIAFDTVMPDGRALQIGTAHNLGQSFTRAFDFKIQLADESLDHPWQTSYGISDRVVATVISLHGDDNGMVLPPEIAPIQVVVIPIPAREEEDRILVKKTIEKVAELLEENRVRYRIDDREELRPGAKFYYWDARGVPVRIEIGAREAKAGKVTLVRRDTLEKLQVDIEELADAIERLFNEIFNSLRERAWEYLKSRVLRTSNIEEARKWIAERKGVVEIPWCGREECAVHLQDELEGKALGTPWPLEEAGEGEACPVCGRKAITYMRYSKTY; translated from the coding sequence ATGCCCCAGGGCAAGAGAGAGAAGTGGCAATCAGACTATCCTCGATGGTTCGACTGGGTAATAGAAGAGGCAGAAGTCTACGACTACGGAAGATACCCAGTCAAGGGAATGGGCGTCTGGAGGCCCTACGGCTTCAAGATAAGAAGCAAGATAATAGAACTCATCAGGAGGATCCTAGACTCTAAGGGGCATGAGGAAGTACTCTTCCCACTCCTAATCCCGGAGCACCTACTCAGGAAAGAATCCGAGCACGTCAAGGGGTTCGAGGACGAGGTATACTGGGTGACCCATGGGGGCCTAGAGCCGCTGGACGTGAAACTAGCCCTCAGGCCCACCAGCGAGACCAGCATAACATTCATGGAGAAGTACTGGGTGAAGAGCTACAAACAGCTCCCGAAGAAATACTACCAGATAGTCAGTATATTCCGCTACGAGACAAAGGCCACGAGGCCCATGATAAGGCTGAGGGAGGTCACTACATTCAAAGAAGCACACACGCTCCACGACACCTTCGAAGACGCGGAGAGACAGGTGCTAGAGGCCATAGAATCCTACAAGGAGTTCTTCGACTCCCTAGCGATACCATACTTAGTCTCCAGGAGGCCAGAGTGGGACAAGTTCGCGGGAGCACTATACACGATAGCTTTCGACACAGTAATGCCCGATGGAAGAGCCCTCCAGATAGGGACGGCCCACAACCTAGGGCAGAGCTTCACCAGGGCGTTCGACTTCAAGATCCAGCTGGCCGACGAGAGCCTGGACCACCCATGGCAGACGAGCTACGGTATAAGCGACAGGGTCGTAGCCACAGTCATATCGCTACACGGAGACGACAACGGCATGGTCCTACCCCCCGAGATAGCCCCCATCCAGGTAGTAGTAATCCCGATACCAGCCCGGGAAGAAGAGGACCGCATACTGGTGAAGAAGACCATTGAGAAGGTAGCCGAGCTACTGGAGGAGAACCGTGTGAGGTATCGGATCGATGATCGCGAGGAGCTGAGGCCTGGAGCCAAGTTCTACTACTGGGACGCGAGAGGAGTACCTGTGAGGATCGAGATAGGGGCCAGGGAGGCCAAAGCAGGCAAAGTCACCCTGGTCAGGAGGGACACCCTTGAGAAACTACAGGTGGACATAGAGGAGCTGGCAGACGCTATAGAGAGACTCTTCAACGAGATATTCAACAGCCTCCGAGAGAGGGCATGGGAGTACCTAAAGTCGAGAGTGCTGAGGACATCAAACATAGAGGAAGCTAGGAAGTGGATAGCAGAGCGCAAGGGTGTAGTAGAGATACCCTGGTGCGGTAGGGAAGAGTGCGCAGTCCACCTCCAGGACGAGCTTGAGGGCAAGGCCCTCGGCACGCCATGGCCACTTGAGGAAGCCGGGGAGGGCGAGGCTTGCCCGGTGTGTGGAAGGAAGGCTATAACATACATGAGGTACTCGAAGACGTATTAG
- a CDS encoding 30S ribosomal protein S26e → MPKKRESRGRRKGAKGKTGTVQCDNCGRIVPADKAICVTRMYSPVDPQLARELEKKGAIIMRYPVTKCYCVSCAIHYGIIKIRPEEQRKPKGLEL, encoded by the coding sequence ATGCCGAAGAAGAGGGAGAGCAGGGGAAGGAGAAAGGGCGCCAAGGGAAAGACCGGGACCGTGCAATGCGATAACTGCGGTAGGATCGTTCCCGCCGACAAGGCAATCTGCGTGACCAGGATGTACAGCCCCGTAGACCCACAGCTGGCGAGGGAGCTTGAGAAGAAGGGCGCAATAATAATGAGATACCCTGTGACCAAATGCTACTGCGTCTCATGCGCTATACACTATGGTATAATAAAGATAAGACCCGAGGAGCAGAGGAAGCCGAAGGGCCTGGAACTCTAG
- a CDS encoding recombinase RecB translates to MTSGKRAWRASEAIARQLLEELGYRVLEVHKRIVVDGVEIGEVDAIAEKEGARYAVEIKAGVLDVTGVRQAYTNALLLGYKPLVIARGMDEKAGKLADRLGVDTIILSDVIYTSVDEVRMIVQEAVYDAIDRILEAFTKCHEVDDDDLRVLEAIATTDTIREAAEAVDTSVEDLARRIGTLHRRGLLPRGNYRLVRLMARLLLACKIAGKLEGVPRP, encoded by the coding sequence GTGACGAGCGGGAAGAGAGCTTGGAGGGCTAGCGAGGCCATAGCCCGCCAGCTACTGGAGGAGCTGGGATACAGGGTCCTGGAGGTCCATAAGAGGATAGTCGTGGATGGCGTGGAGATAGGCGAGGTAGATGCTATAGCCGAGAAGGAGGGAGCCAGGTATGCGGTCGAGATAAAGGCTGGCGTACTAGACGTCACCGGGGTGAGGCAGGCCTACACAAATGCACTACTCCTTGGCTACAAGCCCCTGGTCATAGCACGTGGCATGGATGAGAAAGCCGGGAAGCTAGCCGATAGGCTGGGCGTCGACACGATAATACTCTCCGACGTCATATACACGAGCGTCGACGAGGTGCGCATGATCGTACAAGAGGCGGTCTACGACGCCATAGACAGGATCCTGGAAGCCTTCACAAAATGCCACGAGGTGGACGACGACGATCTACGCGTCCTAGAAGCGATAGCCACCACCGACACTATCCGGGAGGCGGCAGAGGCCGTGGACACCAGTGTAGAGGACCTAGCCAGGAGGATAGGAACCCTCCACAGGAGGGGGTTGCTCCCGAGGGGCAACTACCGCCTCGTCAGGCTGATGGCACGGTTGCTCCTGGCGTGCAAGATCGCTGGAAAGCTAGAGGGTGTACCCCGCCCCTGA
- a CDS encoding 60S ribosomal export protein NMD3, whose product MRVPCPRCGRMVDRLVRGVCPRCFAEKYGVASLPSTVRVEACRYCGAVRLGGRWIHASSFHEAVEAIARYVVERTKPVEPLEDVELAGIEYESSPNWTTRLTLHLASHYRGVTITGRAGILVQIKSSICPVCKIRVSGEYDTVLQIRGARGEALRRGVEEGLANAGLQEQLVDIIESRDGIDVYFTNKGAARKLARELSRRFKARLYEVVHETVGVDSSGRRRSRKTLVLRIRGSYKI is encoded by the coding sequence ATGAGGGTCCCCTGCCCCCGATGCGGTAGGATGGTTGACAGGCTAGTGCGGGGTGTATGCCCCAGGTGCTTCGCTGAGAAATACGGTGTGGCTAGTCTACCTAGCACGGTTAGAGTTGAGGCTTGCAGGTATTGTGGAGCCGTTAGACTCGGGGGCAGGTGGATCCATGCCTCAAGCTTCCACGAGGCCGTTGAGGCAATAGCCCGCTATGTCGTCGAACGCACTAAGCCCGTAGAGCCCCTGGAGGATGTTGAGCTGGCCGGAATAGAGTACGAGAGCTCGCCCAACTGGACCACTAGACTGACCCTACACCTCGCCAGCCATTATAGGGGCGTGACCATAACTGGCAGGGCAGGGATCCTCGTCCAGATAAAGTCCAGTATATGCCCCGTGTGTAAGATACGCGTTAGCGGAGAGTATGACACGGTCCTACAGATACGCGGCGCTCGGGGAGAAGCTCTGAGGCGCGGGGTAGAGGAGGGTCTGGCCAACGCCGGCCTCCAGGAGCAGCTGGTGGATATCATAGAGTCTAGGGATGGTATAGATGTTTACTTCACCAACAAGGGGGCTGCTAGGAAGCTTGCCAGGGAACTCTCCAGGCGCTTCAAGGCCAGGCTCTACGAGGTTGTCCACGAGACGGTTGGAGTTGACTCGTCGGGCAGGCGTAGGAGCAGGAAGACCCTGGTACTGAGGATTAGAGGGAGCTACAAGATTTAA
- a CDS encoding DUF402 domain-containing protein — protein MLYAVRVRGIYATALSVLLHRKGFLLSDASRIIQQRLNILYASRAPEVTVKSLEDKPDYILVIGYPWDAGEAVYKALLEELPYAVTRRGSLGLYTIVDAKSLGDCRVELPGRIEGRLDSSECPGPGEAVRVTVVREALEPGRSIVVRSELRVVGRHVILSRPGSGVSFSEHIRDPELKASLIALAGKILDLDEYHVHFRSGSRLASESVIAGEVESLLSELDKYHGEKPSEEPRIVRRGEFIALLGLPSPSKSYLDELRREITPTIDRHHSIKSFSDESSSLVDCAEAQLGIGGTLKGIGIEYYLMSRQLGKKVVVEHHKPGGDLIRLGPYTVKAVRLGEDVVEVDLERRLKGGGTLDGLGVEKRPGDWVKTRIRSGDWFIVHEYYSSSGSLLGVYANINTPVEFGPGRIKYFDLYIDVVKRPGGEARIIDREELDHAYSSGLITRSLYEKALETAEYMARRLASTYP, from the coding sequence TTGCTATACGCGGTTAGAGTTAGAGGAATCTATGCAACCGCCCTGAGCGTGCTCCTGCACAGGAAGGGGTTCCTCTTATCCGACGCCAGCAGGATCATCCAGCAGAGGCTCAACATACTATACGCCTCCCGGGCGCCAGAGGTCACTGTGAAGAGCCTTGAAGACAAGCCCGACTACATCCTAGTGATTGGGTATCCCTGGGATGCCGGCGAGGCCGTATACAAGGCGCTCCTAGAAGAGCTCCCATATGCTGTGACTAGGAGGGGGTCCCTCGGCCTCTACACCATAGTCGATGCAAAGTCTCTGGGCGACTGTAGGGTCGAGCTCCCCGGCAGGATAGAGGGCAGACTGGACTCTAGCGAGTGCCCCGGGCCCGGCGAGGCTGTTAGGGTTACCGTCGTGAGGGAGGCCCTAGAGCCTGGGAGATCCATCGTCGTTAGAAGCGAATTGAGGGTCGTCGGTCGCCACGTGATCTTATCGAGGCCGGGCAGCGGTGTGAGCTTCAGTGAGCACATACGCGATCCCGAGCTGAAGGCCTCCCTAATAGCACTGGCCGGCAAGATATTGGACTTAGACGAGTACCATGTCCACTTTAGGAGTGGATCTCGACTGGCTAGCGAAAGCGTCATCGCCGGCGAGGTTGAGTCTCTTCTAAGCGAGCTCGATAAGTACCACGGAGAGAAGCCCTCGGAGGAGCCCAGGATTGTTAGGAGGGGCGAGTTCATAGCGCTACTCGGCCTTCCCTCCCCCTCCAAGTCTTACCTGGATGAGCTTAGGAGGGAGATCACACCGACCATTGACAGGCACCACTCGATCAAATCCTTTAGCGATGAATCGTCGTCGCTGGTAGATTGTGCAGAGGCACAGCTTGGGATTGGAGGGACCCTCAAGGGGATAGGCATAGAGTACTACCTAATGAGCCGGCAGTTGGGTAAGAAGGTTGTAGTCGAGCACCACAAGCCCGGTGGCGATTTGATTAGGCTGGGCCCTTATACTGTTAAGGCTGTTCGACTAGGCGAGGATGTAGTCGAGGTTGACCTGGAGAGGCGGTTGAAGGGTGGGGGGACCCTCGACGGCCTGGGTGTCGAGAAGCGGCCTGGCGACTGGGTGAAGACCAGGATAAGGTCGGGGGACTGGTTTATAGTACACGAGTACTATAGTAGTTCCGGGAGCCTGCTCGGAGTGTATGCGAATATCAATACGCCTGTCGAGTTCGGGCCCGGGAGGATAAAGTACTTCGACCTTTACATCGACGTCGTGAAGAGGCCTGGCGGCGAGGCTCGGATAATCGATAGGGAGGAACTAGACCATGCCTACTCCTCCGGCCTAATAACCAGGAGCCTCTACGAAAAAGCACTAGAGACGGCCGAATATATGGCCCGTAGGCTCGCCTCGACGTATCCCTAG